Genomic segment of Apostichopus japonicus isolate 1M-3 chromosome 8, ASM3797524v1, whole genome shotgun sequence:
CATGATATTAAACCGTACAGATGTAGTGGTTGAACCACCACACCCTGTGCACTACCATGCAGGGAAAATGATTCATGAGTTTTCCCTGACCAGAGCCAACACAACATAAACTTGACTAAATCTTGATAAGTGATAGCATGTGCACCTACACACCTACACTATCTGACTATTCATTACTTTCCAGGTTTGACAGTCAAGTCAGTTGGATTGCATTCAGTTAGATAATGCGCGGCCAGCTTAAATGCAACAACGACATAATTTGTTGGAGTTACAACTGCAATGTGATGgagacaaaataaataaataacctcCATAGCAAAGAGAGTTACTAAAGTAGACCCTACAGCAAGCAAGCCCTATAGCAAGTAGGCCCTATAGCAGATAAGCTCATTGATTAACTCGAAAGGAAATGTCATAACAATGTCTTTCCTGCAAAAAGAGCTaatttatgaattatgaatttgtaaattaattcaCTCATTCCTCATATGTTTTCTATCCAACAGTGTGTTGGAAGAGCCCTACGTGGTAAAACCGACTATGGAATCATGGTTTTTGCTGATAAGGTTAGttcaatttcaaactttatattATCTCTACATGTCTTTCTTACTCACTCATTCCTAAGAGTTGTATTGTATCTACCTAACACCCATTCAAGTGCTTCTTGTGTATCCttcttgttttttgtgtgtttttaatACAGTATCACTTATCATTTCTGTTTTTTGGCAATCTTTCAAAAGAGGTTTTCCAGAGCAGACAAGAGGGGTAAACTACCTCGATGGATACAGGAACACATGAAGGATAGCCTCCTCAATTTGTCCACCGATGAAGTCGTCCAAGTCAGCAAAAAGTTTCTCAGGGAAATGGCTCAACCTTTTAGAAGGGTAAGGTACCATCTTTTGAAAAGTTACCAATAAGTTGCGAGTCCAAAAGCATTTCGAGTTTCGGGCAAAATTATCTTCGGTTATGATATGAGTTGGCACATTGGTAAACGTCGAAGTAAAAACCATATGAAAGATATGCGATTATGGTAAATCTTACAGATTATGTCCTGAAGATGCGCCCTATCAAATATAAAAACCTTAAAGTACAAGTTATACCGTAAAGATGTATTCTATAAAAGATTAACTTCAAAGATGCGCTCTAAAAATAACATATACCTTACAACAGTACATGGTATTAAGTACATTATATGCACCATAAAGGTGTATGTTAATGAAGGAATACTGTCAACATATATGCTATGCATATACACAGCAATACAACTATTAGAGCACATACCCCTAAGGGGTATTAAGATACTTACACTAATGATATATCTAAAAAACAGGAAAGTAATGGTAACCAATGTGCTATTGTCTCCTTTACAGGAGGATCAACTGGGTCATTCATTGTTGACTTTAGAACAATTAGAGTCGGTCGACATGAAAAAGAAGCTAGACCAGACTATCCATCACAATTGATGACATTATCTAAGTGTTGGTCTTAAACTGGAGTCAGTCTGCATGAGGAAGAAGCTAGACCAGACTATCCATCACAATTGATGACATTATCTAAGTGTTGGTCTACGACTGAATCTCAGAATGGAGTCAGTCTGCATGAAAAAGAAGCTAGACCAGGCTATCCATCACAATTGATGACATTATTTAAGTGTTGGTCTTAGACTGAATCTCAGACTGGAGTCAGTCTGCATGAAAAAGAAGCTAGACCAGGCTATCCATCACAATTGATGACATTATTTAAGTGTCAGTCTTGGACTGAATCTCAGACGGGAGTCAGTCTGCATGAGGAAGAAGCTAGACCAGACCATCCATCACAATTGATGATTTCATATGTATGTCAGTCTTAAACTGAATCTCAGACTGGAGTTAGTCTGCACAAGGAAGAAGTTAGACCAGAAAATCCATCACAACTGATGATATTGTCTAACTATCAGTCCCAAACTGAACTGCAGACTGGAATTAGTCTACTTGGGGAAGAAGCTAGACAAGACTCCATcacaattaatgatatcatataaaTGTCAGTCCTAAACTGAACTGCAGACTGGAGTTTATCTACTTGAGGAAGAAGCTAGACCAGACTCCATcacaattaatgatatcatcttAATGTCGATCCTAAACCTGAACTGCAGCCTTTCATCTGTCTGCATGGTTATAACACTTGGACTTGTCTTGATCCAATCTTTGGTTGAAGTTAAAGATGTATTctttgttacaaaatgttaGGAACTGTTAATATTACAATTGTCATTCCTAAGGATAAATTATGGATGTGTTCTTACTGTTTCTTGGtttggaaacaaaaacaaactaagaacacattaagagacaTTGTGTCTCTTAAAGGTCTGCAGACAACGTTGTCCttatcactctaataggcattagaaatcttGAAAATAGCTTCAACTCCCATCAAACTCcgtcaaagattgaccatttaacaagtcttttcttaagtCTAGTTTTATTTAGGAATAAACATAAGCTATATATCTACATTGATGATGTACTGGGAGTGACTGCCTGATATTCTGTCATGTTATTCCATTGGTTTTACAACCTTTGTCTCAAGGACACTGAAGACAGGTTAATGGCCGTAGGcgattttttgaaatatttgattgtCTGCTTCGAAatgaggaacatcacattattcaaataatatatgtgggcttgtaattgaGGCGTTCACTTAGTTATTGCTGAAATCTGACATTTTTATGAGCAcaacactccacgtcatagtttgcacatatttaatgagtttcatCAAAACTttaaatgtgtatatcttgaaAAGGAAAATCGCTTTCGAAATATTTCAACAGAtattgaatgagattatcacaaacaaacatatttgaATATGGGGAAAGAATTGGGTTAGGTGTCCATAGTACATTCATGTACTGGAAACGTATGTGAAGGAAACCATTGATTATGTTATCCTCAGACAAGAGGAAGGAGAGTATGTTCTTTATCATGGAAACAAACCTGCCCTGGAACCAGGAAAAGGAGTTTGTCCATGAGTGGAAGTactcatgtgtgtgtgtgtgtgtgtgtgtgtcatatTTCATTGTCAGGTGgctaggtcaaaggtcaattaacaGAAATTATAAGCAGGTACCATAGTACAAAAAAATCCATGTCAAAAAAAGTTTTGCTTGCTTTCAGGTCATAACTATACCTTTTAAATTCAGATAAAAGTACCCCATGAAAAGTGCTTGACTGGAAGTTTCCACAAACTAAAGTGTTTAAAGTTATTTAGGATTGTTACatttgatgaaaatatgtttcagtGAGGCTAGTTCTCCAAAGTAATGCATTAAAGGGTATGGaccgggggaggggagggagggtagGAGAGGTGGGTGCGTGGGAAagattttctgtttttttttttcaactttttgtaTACCTTACTACAGTAGTCGAATTTTTCATGTTGTCCATTTAGAAATATATACTTTTGCAGACATAGCGAGAACCGTTATATCTCTTTGTACCTGATGGGAGAACTGAAGGTATGGTGAGAGCTTTTGTACGACACCAGGAAAGTACTattaacttgtaaatattgttattgtcatattGTAACTATAAACTGATAAAGTGTATCAGTGAAAGATAGGTTTCAATAATATTATGGACTACAAATCAAACTATATGTTTGTTGGCTTTCTTTTTCAACCTCCATGAGTCATTGGTTTCCATTGTAATCAATTTACACATAATTACCACTTCTTTTATAGGCAAGCCTTCTTTAGAAATGAATGTGTATCAAGTGgtatatgacagatatatattaaattcaTAACACCTGCGTTATTCAATCTCCCCTGTTTTTTGGGGTCAAAACATGGGACTTGGTGGTATTTGCTCTAAGCAGGGACGATCGTATGTTAAGATGcatttgtaaacatttctttttcatggaatTCCTTAATTGGACTTTTTTGGCATTTTTACCCTCTTTCAAAGGATAGTGCGCGACAAAATTTATTTCGACCGGTGAAAGAGGAATTTATAATCTAGACATCCTGGTTACAGACAGTTTACTAGACCAACAAAAATCCAGAGgcagcaaaactgcagtgtggtttcgatgatgctacatgGATAATCTTATGAACTAAGAATGTGTGACACACCAGGCTGTAGGGTCTAGCCAGGAcgaacaacatacttcaatctaagGCCCAAATATTTTGCAGGAAACGTCAACAACGGAGGCAAAGATGTAACACTGATTATTCACAATGAAATCATCCATTCCAATGGATTCAGTAtgtacaaacacacacacacacactctcttCATGACTACATAGGTTAGGAtaatcatcgaaaccaaaagcTTATAAGTGTAAACAATATACTTGATTCACTCAGGCGTATATGAGAGCAAACTACAACCACTCGTGATAATTTTTATCACTTGTTCGTTAACCTTGTGATAGGCCAATATCAAAGTTCTTTCTAGTGTGTGATAGCCTATGTGTGCATAAGCATGCTCGTGATGCACTGACTTACCTTATTACCATTACTTGTTTACTCCATATTGTGGTTAAAAATAAACTGCGGGTGAGTTATCATTCTTAATTACACGTATAGCTTCGGTTTAGACTGGAGAGATAAAAAATATACCTCGCGAAGTTGAGTAACTCCACTAAAGGGAACGATATCATATAGACTCCGTATTTAgaaatattattcaaatttgAATTCTCGAGGACGGAGGTACAGCTATAACATGGCTTTCAATTGGAGTCCTTTACTACAAGTAATTGCTTTATTCATTGTGGCTGTTTCAGTGACTGGAACCAAGTCAAAGGAAGCAAGAGATTTAGGGAACAGAACCGCTGAAGACGAATTGAACTTTCTGGTTATAGCGGACTGGGGTGGAATTCCAATATGGCCGTATGTAAGCCCCGATGAATTGAGTGTTGCAGCACAGATGGCCAAGATCAGTGCGGAAGTCGACGCTAAATTCGTTCTAGCCTACGGGGATAACTTTTACGAGGACGGTGTGAAAGATGTTAACGACAAAAGATTTACAGAGACGTTTGAAAACGTGTTTAGCCAGACGTCTCTACAGATACCGTGGTATGTCGTAGCCGGTAATCACGATCACCGCGGTAACGTATCGGGACAAATCGCTTACTCTGACAAATCGAACAGATGGAACTTCCCTTCCGAGTACTACCGACTGAACTTTAAAATTCCAGGGGGTGGGGCCACCATGGTGGTTTTAATGATCGATACCGTGGTGCTGTGTGGGGGCGCCCATGATGACGTGCCCGGATGTGACCTCCGTGGCCCGGATAATCCTGTACATGCCGAGACTCAATGGCAATGGATTGAGAAGGAACTTGAAGCGTCTAAAGATGCCGACTACGTCATAGTGGGTGGACACTACCCTGTTTGGTCAATCTCGGAGCATGGTCCAACCATCCGTTTGGTAGATCGTCTGCGCCCTCTTCTTTTGAAGTATAACGTGACCGCCTATTTCTCCGGCCACGACCACAATTTACAACACATCCGGGAATCGAATACGTCACTAGACGTCTTCGTGATTGGCTCAGCTAACATCGTCCAACCTTCGTTGGCGCACATGGACAGCGTTCCCGCCGAATGGGTCAAATTCTACTACGCGCATCTCGGCAGCCTTGGCGGTTTTGCGTATATGACGGCGACTTCTGACAAGCTTAAATTGACCTTTGTCACCGGTGTGGGCAACAGAGATATATACAGCATCGATATGATGCCACGCCCTAAAAAATCATATTCTTGAGCAAAATCTGTAATCACGTGACACTATTAGTCTCTATCAATATGTTAAATTTTGATCAATTGAACATTTCTGTCTTAAAACTTTTGATAATACCGTAGCGTGGAAATTAAGAAGATTTAAAAAACGATACGTTTCactatatcatattttacattaatgtaaatgACGACAGGTAAAGTGTAAATTTGTTTTGGCAATAATCAGTCATTTATGTTAATTATTAGACCTTTTAAATTTGTATCCATATACCTTGCCATATAGAGATGTTTAAGTATCCAGGTAGCCTATCACGTGCACGTCAGAGAAATGTATATGCAATAGCTCAGCCTAACCAAAGATTGATGTAAGACCGCCATAATCACACGATTACTGCCTCGATAcgaggggactggggttgcGAGTCGGTCGATTAAATTGTTTAGTTTTCTATCTAGGGGGTGGGGGCGTTTTACCAAATCTTGCCATATGTGACatatcaaaatgtaaaattaagATATCAATTAATGCAGATGCGTATTCTTTAAGCTGAATATCAGTTTGCGAGATATCTTTAACTTAACTTAGCACATCATACAGGAATTCAGCTTTCATAATCACTCTAAGAAATATTTAGCGTACAACACCGGAGCCGGGTTATACACCCTTACGGAGCCATACGGAAGGAAAAACAAGCAGAAACAAAGTCCGCAAAATCGCAAACACTTCCTGAGATAGGTTACAGggttttactttaatttaaagTTGTGCATAAAGGCGtcgtaaaagaaaattaaattcattatgcatttttcatttttgtttttgttcaaatAAGAGTATCGAAATAGAATCAAGATGCAACTAATGATTtacaatacaacaacaacaacaatattttttttataaaaaggGAAAAGCAAGAAAGGTCATGTAAATTGGGAATCAAAACGTGATCGTTTCAGCTACATTAACGCAAAAAATATGTTGGAAAAATGTACCTATACCCCATTGTAACGTGcaattgtaatatatattttaacaaagaAAAGTATATGCACATTATATTGGATAATATATCGGATAACATATGAATAATAATGTATAAAGTATTGTTATCCTGCATGTATAATCGTATCGTCTATTGCTTGCTGACTCGTAAGATAAAACGAATTCTTGTCATATTTCGAACTTCTAAGTAAAATTTCTGTAAAATTAAAGAGGCAAAAACTggttgtatgcatatatatatatagtttaatgaTTTAATCATCTAATTTATCAACCAAAGGAGTTTGTCAATTTAACAGTGAAAGGATTCCACTTCACCGTTGTATTATATAGTCAGGCCTATACCACTCATATGTCACACGCTATGGTATTATCTTGTCAAAGGAGTAGGCCCTAATTATTACCTAGTGTTGCTACCATCTTTCTAAACCAAAGCGATTGTCATGCATAACTGTTTTATTATTCTTATATTTTCGAATACCGGTATACGATTCTTGCCAATTTATGAACTCCTTCAATGACTTCAAACAAATTATATTATGACatattaatgttgatattaaaaTGCAAATTTAGGAGTATAGCTGTAGAAAATcattttttctctttggtttgttgttgctgtttacCCTCTCCCAGCAGTGTGTTTGTAGTTTGGTCGTATCTCAGTCCTTCAAACATACCCGGGTAGacaataaatgaaaagaaagcgTCGTTTTATGTTTCGGTCAAatacagtggcggcggaaccggggagcttggggggggggctcagcccccccccaatgaaaaagttgagggagcaaatgcatgataagcccccccccccaatatttaccaaggctccgaaacgtgcatctgcccatttttcaatgcatacttgtcgatctgtccgatgcacatatactatataggtgtaataattttagtaaattctgggggaccctcggctcgtcccctggctatagaccacattgtcaccccaaccgcgtcttcacgccccgtgaattacccatttgttgacattaagaaatgcttactgttttttcttatgacatttatttaattgttgcatttaattgcaagtagtaatttgctacactcaaaaacgtctttgcgagtacactacgagtaatagctactctcttaaaacaccatcgaatatacaaattacaatgtttttacagatttttacgtgcaatctgagaaattgcagacttgagacccatattttagggctaggtattcgcagcataaaacactcgggaagtgccgtttccggccatctgggggtttgaaaaacccaaaattttcttgtacgctccgcgccaaccgatggtggcgctccgcttagatagtctccacacattagccccccaataattttcccgttccgccgcgcctggtcaAATATAATTGTCTCGTTCAATCACCAGCTTTTTTTCACCAATCTGTTTAATTCTAATTGTTTTGGTAAAATTAATTACTCTCATTTCTTTGTCTCTTAACTTAAGTTTTcggtagcaggaattgaaactgtttcaaactgtttgaaaagtttcaattcctgctactccttgtcactttcggtgatcatgcactgaagaagagctagtttgcTCGAAAgatctgcaaaaaccaaacattggctgttttacttcaaATCCTACTTAATTTGATTATTGTATCTCAATCGATCCAgccttttgttttaatgtagcatagttgtttaacagttatattcgaatcccggtggaggctgaaagttttttcactgttctttattttccaactcatcacgatgttcatacatatatatatatatatatatatatatatatatatatatatatacatgtatataatttttttcccaACCAAACCTCTAGCAGTCTTCAGGAGGTGTACTAAAAAGCTACTTCTCTTTTATCTtagttttgactttattttggggATGTTTTGGTTGATGTCTGCAGCTTGCGAGGATTTGACTGATCTTTTGTTCAAGAGATTAGGGCTAGAATGATCTATTATCGCTAGTTTCTCGGCCTCCTGGCATATAAATGACAAGAACCTGAGCTGTTGATCGATATTTTAGATCTCCTGACAATGGACCAGGAGATTTGGAAGGCtcttttactttcttttagagaccaaacatgttttgaaagctCAGTTTCTCCGTGATATTTCTTCAACTTGAATGAATAGGTCTTTAGTGTATATAGGCTACTGTAGATTACGATTTAGTGTATAGTTGTTTAGTGTAGATTATCATCACCTCCTTCTGGGGGTGATGTTAAcctgtctctctctctcgcgTGAAGATCCACGCATTTAATACCAGTTCAGCTTTGTTCTGGATATTTCTGGCATACTTTCTGTGAACTATTCATAAAAATAGAAACACACGTTCTTGATGTCTCTTGCATACTCGCAGGAGTTATTCGCTAATATACAGTGTAGCAAAGTTGTATAAAGGTTCTGGACCATTCCGGGAAGATTTCAGGGAAGTCTTTTGGGAACGAGAGCTCATTCTGCGAATTTCCCGGGAACCTCTTTGGCAAATGGTGTCAGAGTTTTTAAGGCTAATAACCTTAAACTATTGAAGTTCATTGTATTCGCACGCACAAGACAAGAATATGAAATTGGCACTTATTGAAGGCCATGTAATAGGCTGTATAGTTTCGATAATCACGGAATACCGTTAAAAAGAGATCTCTATTAGACCTTGCGAAAGTTGAAGAatactgtatgtgtatatatgtttttgtttgtgtgtatgtatactcTGTTTAGGTTTCTAAGCGAATGCCTCGCAACAGGTTTAAGAAGCACAGTAgatgtaaataaattataacaacaacaaaaaagtactGACGAAcccatatacacacacacgcgcatGGACAATGAGGAAGTTACCTTAATATATTATTCCATAAAAGAGTCAAGTGCTTTTCATCGCTCGTGAAAGAGCCCGAATTGTTGAATGAAAATACATCAACTTACAGTTGTGCATCACAAcatgaataaataggtgtcatgtAATTCCATCAAAGCTTACAGAAGCAGCCGTATACTGGCcgtgagtataaactcaatgcGTGCGCTGATCAGTCGATATAAGCGTGCGCCCGGGtggcgaattttttttttcccaaacaggtttgcaattacggagttttccgCCAATCAGATTgttcgtgacgtcagcatcaataatgggCATCGCTTCGAAGTTCGAAGACatgtactgagttacacactgacacttaattaagtctagttacggggtttcccatcaaacgccctaactttacttttaatgcttgaatcacatgttgaccttacttatgatacatacgctacagtctattgggttcgtgtttacgttattaAAGATTTGTGAGCCGTTCTACTgcaatcggaattcgtttcgtggaatgggtaggcctacattaaaatcaacttcacgagtgttgaatgaatatacgcaaacagtttagtgtatagtcaaggcttcataattgacgcacccccgtaattgacgcaccttcaattattactagcaacgatacagcaggccacctaaactttttacagtcaagcagaattacatttttcatgagtttgaatccatttcagctatttgctgaccaaattgtggtattttttaagctttaacaccctccccccagttttgaacgttttttgtttttgggtatttggaaatcttacatcctaaaaataaccaacattacctcaatatgatgagactactctctgggacctgacctgtctgcgcttagaggctcagagcattgcaaacagcatctaaagtcaatggatgtatactcaGACCTGGACTACAGTTAGCtaatcgacgaatgtgtcaaattaggggtatgaaagaacttgacacggcagacattttgtggtcaaattctgctcaattgtactgtgcataagcacagaaccttaaatattttgagatcataacatttctgaggaaccacaCATATGAAAGACACATAGAGTTgggtgatttggatttttccttgatatacatctttgatcaaatccttaagtgcgtcaattatgagcccaccatgctacagtatgatattttttccgtcactgcactgtgtacacagttataatacatataggcaaCCAGCGCATGTTtgatgtaccctgtacgaaCATTTCACTGTGCGTTGTTATCGactaatgccttcacagaaaaattcgatcaaagtagatgatcATACCATAGTAGTGTGCTCAATaagtctaaaccaattccaaacacatctacaacCAAAAGCctcgggtaattttgaacgggtatatcttcgttgcaacgaatggatgcagagacTTTGGTTACctggaagtgaaggtttctatcgtgatgacgtaacttttccgaccaatcatgagcgcctATTTACacgcaattgcaaacctgtttgggaaaaaaaattcgcgcCCGGGTGAGGGTGAGTTTATTATAAGCAAC
This window contains:
- the LOC139971772 gene encoding tartrate-resistant acid phosphatase type 5-like; the protein is MAFNWSPLLQVIALFIVAVSVTGTKSKEARDLGNRTAEDELNFLVIADWGGIPIWPYVSPDELSVAAQMAKISAEVDAKFVLAYGDNFYEDGVKDVNDKRFTETFENVFSQTSLQIPWYVVAGNHDHRGNVSGQIAYSDKSNRWNFPSEYYRLNFKIPGGGATMVVLMIDTVVLCGGAHDDVPGCDLRGPDNPVHAETQWQWIEKELEASKDADYVIVGGHYPVWSISEHGPTIRLVDRLRPLLLKYNVTAYFSGHDHNLQHIRESNTSLDVFVIGSANIVQPSLAHMDSVPAEWVKFYYAHLGSLGGFAYMTATSDKLKLTFVTGVGNRDIYSIDMMPRPKKSYS